One Anopheles marshallii chromosome 3, idAnoMarsDA_429_01, whole genome shotgun sequence genomic region harbors:
- the LOC128713569 gene encoding ras-like protein family member 11B — translation MTTRGIRRKKSYLAEIKVAVIGAPCVGKSALTVRFLTKRYIGEYDHQAENRHKYEIMVDGEAVLCEIWDTCPKIEENAEALSLTAGSETVQWADGLLLVYSITDRDSFNFIRKAKEELAGDMPVALVGNKVDMVHLRQVSTDEGEILAKDFECKFFEISAAEHVYQVAEAFLELCREVLTGKRKSKQSFIDKIDRMLSGSRTYNRGKSDSISPKE, via the exons ATGACCACCAGGGGTATTCGTAGGAAAAAGTCGTACTTGGCGGAAATCAAGGTGGCCGTCATAGGAGCACCGTGTGTTGGGAAAAGTG CATTAACAGTACGATTTCTCACCAAACGATACATTGGCGAGTACGACCATCAGGCAG AGAACCGGCACAAATACGAAATCATGGTCGACGGAGAAGCGGTCCTGTGTGAGATATGGGATACATGCCCAAAG ATCGAAGAAAACGCAGAAGCCCTCTCGTTAACCGCCGGTTCCGAGACAGTACAGTGGGCGGATGGGTTGCTGCTCGTCTACTCAATCACAGATCGCGATTCCTTTAACTTCATACGCAAGGCGAAGGAAGAGCTGGCCGGCGATATGCCGGTCGCGCTAGTTGGTAATAAGGTGGACATGGTGCATCTCCGCCAGGTTAGCACGGACGAGGGTGAAATACTGGCGAAAGACTTTGAGTGTAAGTTCTTCGAAATATCGGCCGCCGAACATGTGTACCAGGTGGCGGAAGCATTCCTCGAGCTGTGTCGTGAGGTGCTCACGGGAAAGCGGAAATCGAAGCAGAGCTTCATTGACAAGATAGACCGCATGCTGAGCGGTTCGCGAACGTACAACCGAGGGAAGAGTGATAGCATTTCCCCGAAAGAGTAG